In a single window of the Fusarium falciforme chromosome 3, complete sequence genome:
- a CDS encoding Na-H-Exchanger domain-containing protein has product MSATTTSAAAAVTSAHPQGGIIEGLNPIHYNPKDPISLFIIQAIIIIVFCRLLHYPLSKFGQPRVIAEVIGGIVLGPSVMMRIPGFKENIFPTESMPVLTNVATLGLLLFLFLVGLEVDTRMFKTNWRVALSVGLASMIIPFGLGVAVAWGLYKEYGNEGHKEDMEFGTFALFIGTALAITAFPVLCRILSELQLLGTSVGVTVLAAGIGNDVTGWVLLALSVALVNNANGLTALYVFLTAVAWVLFLVFAVRPAFLWVLRRTDSIQNGPSQGITALTLLLVLASSWFTAAIGVHAIFGAFLIGVICPHDGGFAIKLTEKIEDLVGSLLLPLYFALSGLNTNLGLLNDGKTWGYVIAVILCAFFGKIFGGSVAARWCHCLWRESFTIGVLMSCKGLVELIVLNIGLQAGILSPRTFTMFVVMALVTTVSTTPLTRWLYPLWYRQKVDKWRRGEIDWDGTPIATEAQASEHKMEEALDKSQTNRVILHLRLDALSGLFNLVSLLGGSRKASNIANTEADDAEGSAAVAVDDKPRHLPRRPLEVRGIRLMELTDRTSSVMQSTEVAEFTSRDAVFSAFQTFSRLNGVAVAGQVSIIPTSAYAETLAKCAEEAKSDFMLIPWSTYGGLAEENSGAALSDNDNPNDRFFNRTYVDYVQSALERSTCTTGVYISRSLDDNALSKRPTLTRRALTGLSVHSDHGSPAVQNPVDQNQHIFVPFIGGEDDRAALLFVLQLAHNPHVSITVVHLGFSEDDPDLHSPDSTPSSSNDISKAAVGIPSASDMDLLSTAKKNASGTLEGRVTFIEVSVDSVRQLPDRAVAQAREVVGKSRLNVGDLVVVGRSHPFFDNLLVDDLGVEREFQRTVGVLGDRFARAGIDAGLLVIHDKQAKA; this is encoded by the exons ATGTCGGCTACAACGACGTCGGCCGCCGCGGCTGTTACGAGCGCGCATCCTCAGGGCGGCATCATCGAGGGCCTCAACCCCATCCACTACAACCCGAAGGACCCAATctccctcttcatcatccaggccatcatcatcattgtgTTTTGTCGCCTGCTCCACTACCCCCTCTCCAAGTTTGGCCAGCCTCGCGTCATCGCAGAGGTCATTGGCGGCATCGTCCTGGGTCCGTCCGTCATGATGCGCATTCCCGGCTTCAAGGAGAACATCTTTCCCACCGAGTCGATGCCTGTCTTGACCAATGTCGCTACCCTCGGATTgctgctcttcctcttcctcgtcggcctcgaaGTCGATACCCGAATGTTCAAGACAAACTGGCGCGTCGCTCTTAGTGTGGGCCTCGCGAGCATGATTATCCCATTCGGTCTTGGTGTCGCTGTGGCCTGGGGCCTGTACAAGGAGTATGGCAACGAGGGCCACAAGGAGGATATGGAGTTTGGCACTTTCGCCCTCTTTATCGGTACTGCCCTGGCTATCACTGCCTTTCCCGTCCTCTGTCGTATCCTGTCTGAGCTCCAGCTTCTTGGAACTTCGGTCGGTGTGACAGTGTTGGCGGCCGGCATTGGCAATGACGTTACTGGCTGGGTTCTGCTCGCCCTGAGCGTTGCCCTTGTCAACAACGCCAATGGCCTCACAGCCCTCTACGTCTTTTTGACTGCCGTTGCATgggtcctcttcctcgtgtTTGCAGTCCGGCCTGCATTCCTTTGGGTCTTGCGCCGAACCGACAGCATCCAGAACGGCCCATCCCAGGGAATCACGGCCTTGACTCTGCTTCTGGTCTTGGCGTCGTCTTGGTTCACTG CTGCTATTGGTGTTCACGCCATTTTTGGTGCTTTCCTCATTGGAGTTATATGTCCCCACGATGGTGGTTTTGCCATCAAACTTACTGAGAAGATTGAGGATCTGGTGGGATCGCTTCTGCTCCCTCTCTATTTTGCTCTTTCtggtctcaacaccaacttgGGTCTGCTTAACGATGGCAAGACTTGGGGATATGTCATTGCTGTTATTCTTTGCGCCTTTTTCGGCAAGATCTTTGGTGGTTCTGTGGCTGCGCGTTGGTGTCATTGTCTTTGGCGGGAGAGCTTCACCATCGGTGTGCTGATGAGTTGCAAGGGTCTCGTCGAACTGATTGTCCTG AACATCGGACTTCAGGCAGGCATCCTCTCACCCCGAACATTCACCATGTTCGTGGTTATGGCTCTG GTAACCACCGTCTCGACTACGCCCCTGACCAGATGGCTCTACCCTTTGTGGTACCGTCAGAAGGTGGACAAGTGGCGCCGCGGCGAGATTGACTGGGACGGAACTCCCATCGCCACCGAGGCCCAGGCTTCTGAGcacaagatggaggaggctttGGACAAGTCGCAGACCAACCGGGTTATCCTGCATCTTCGTCTGGATGCTCTGTCTGGCCTGTTCAACCTGGTTTCCCTGCTTGGAGGTTCTAGGAAGGCGTCGAACATCGCCAACACGGAAGCCGATGATGCTGAAGGCTCGGCTGCTGTGGCTGTGGACGACAAGCCTCGACACCTACCTCGTCGCCCTCTCGAGGTTCGTGGAATCCGTCTCATGGAGCTTACCGATCGTACATCGTCCGTCATGCAGTCTACCGAGGTTGCCGAGTTCACTTCTCGTGATGCCGTTTTCTCGGCTTTCCAGACCTTTTCTCGCCTCAACGGTGTCGCCGTCGCTGGCCAGGTTTCCATCATTCCCACGTCGGCTTACGCTGAGACTCTCGCCAAGTgcgccgaggaggccaagtctGACTTTATGCTCATTCCCTGGAGTACATACGGTGGTCTTGCTGAGGAGAACTCTGGTGCTGCGCTGTCCGATAACGATAACCCGAATGATCGCTTCTTCAACAGGACCTATGTCGACTACGTCCAGAGCGCCCTTGAACGATCAACCTGCACCACCGGTGTCTACATCAGCCGAAGCCTGGATGACAACGCCCTCTCCAAGAGGCCGACTCTTACCCGTCGAGCCCTCACCGGACTCTCAGTCCATAGCGACCACGGCTCACCTGCAGTCCAGAACCCAGTGGATCAGAACCAGCACATTTTCGTGCCCTTCAtcggcggcgaggatgatCGCGCCGCTCTCCTCTTTGTTCTTCAGCTTGCCCACAACCCTCATGTGTCCATCACGGTCGTTCACCTTGGCTTTAGCGAAGATGACCCCGATTTGCACAGCCCCGACAGCACCCCTTCGAGCAGCAATGACATTAGCAAGGCTGCGGTCGGAATCCCTTCTGCGAGCGACATGGATCTTCTGAGCACCGCCAAGAAGAACGCTTCTGGCACCCTCGAGGGTCGTGTCACCTTTATCGAGGTTTCCGTCGACTCAGTCCGCCAGCTGCCCGATCGTGCTGTCGCTCAGGCTCGCGAGGTCGTCGGCAAGTCCAGACTCAACGTGGGAGACCTGGTTGTTGTCGGACGATCCCACCCATTCTTCGACAAccttctcgtcgacgacCTGGGCGTTGAGCGCGAGTTCCAGCGAACCGTGGGTGTTCTCGGCGACCGCTTCGCCCGTGCCGGCATCGACGCTGGCCTGTTGGTTATTCACGACAAGCAAGCCAAGGCTTGA